A window from Mycobacterium saskatchewanense encodes these proteins:
- a CDS encoding class I SAM-dependent methyltransferase, translated as MRDHLNRADYWNHNAAYHPWLVGIAARRRGWVLDVGCGEGLLVQRVAAVSRGVVGVDADASAVGRARARLRAVGNATVELTGFESFAADQRSYDLIAFVASLHHLPLRETLLKARRLLAPGGELAVVGLSANKSVTDWTWAVLCTPAARAGSWLHGETRDIGVAVAEPPESLAEIRRVAADVLPGARIRRGLYYRYRLHWRKA; from the coding sequence GTGCGTGACCACCTGAATCGCGCCGACTACTGGAATCACAACGCCGCCTACCACCCTTGGCTGGTCGGCATCGCGGCGCGCCGGCGCGGCTGGGTCCTCGACGTGGGATGCGGAGAAGGGCTGCTGGTCCAGCGGGTGGCCGCGGTGTCGCGCGGCGTGGTCGGCGTGGATGCCGACGCGAGCGCCGTCGGCCGCGCGCGGGCGCGGTTGAGGGCCGTAGGCAACGCCACGGTGGAGCTGACGGGCTTCGAAAGTTTCGCCGCCGACCAGCGGTCCTACGACCTGATCGCCTTCGTGGCCAGCTTGCACCACTTACCGCTGCGCGAAACGCTGCTCAAGGCACGCCGCCTGCTCGCGCCGGGAGGTGAGCTGGCGGTCGTCGGCCTGTCGGCCAACAAGAGCGTCACCGACTGGACGTGGGCGGTCCTTTGCACGCCGGCCGCGCGCGCGGGTTCGTGGTTGCATGGCGAGACCCGCGACATCGGCGTGGCCGTCGCCGAGCCGCCGGAAAGCCTCGCCGAGATTCGGCGGGTGGCGGCCGATGTCTTGCCCGGGGCTCGGATCCGGCGAGGCCTCTACTACCGATACCGCCTGCATTGGCGAAAGGCCTGA
- a CDS encoding CGNR zinc finger domain-containing protein, translated as MSYAWSASHRYGIAPAPGGLGLVQDFLNTAGAEGYGPDLLGDTGLAGDWAAGAVAAWSQSRGVEARPPTLDEADLARLRSLRTTIGAIIAGRPPSDAETRGVAASFVLAGTEVRLQPGGRDWRWLASALWGEILLSQQAGTWRRLKQCRNHRCGVTFYDRSKNNSGVWHDVKTCGNVANLRASRARRRGRGRGAESSGTE; from the coding sequence ATGTCATATGCATGGTCTGCATCACACCGGTACGGGATCGCTCCGGCGCCCGGCGGCCTGGGACTGGTTCAGGATTTCCTGAACACCGCGGGCGCGGAGGGCTACGGACCGGACCTGCTGGGGGACACCGGGCTCGCCGGGGACTGGGCTGCCGGCGCGGTAGCGGCCTGGTCGCAATCGCGCGGTGTCGAGGCGCGGCCCCCGACGCTCGACGAAGCGGACCTGGCCCGGCTGCGCTCGCTGCGGACGACGATCGGCGCGATCATCGCCGGGCGGCCGCCGTCGGACGCCGAAACGCGTGGGGTCGCCGCGTCGTTCGTGCTGGCCGGCACCGAAGTGCGCCTGCAACCCGGCGGCCGCGACTGGCGGTGGCTGGCCTCCGCGCTCTGGGGCGAGATCCTGCTGAGCCAGCAGGCGGGAACCTGGCGCCGGCTCAAACAATGCCGCAACCACCGCTGCGGGGTGACGTTCTACGACCGCTCGAAGAACAACAGCGGGGTCTGGCACGACGTCAAGACCTGCGGCAACGTCGCGAATCTGCGCGCCTCGCGCGCCCGCCGGCGCGGGCGCGGGCGCGGCGCCGAGTCCAGCGGAACAGAATGA